One window of the Anaeromyxobacter dehalogenans 2CP-C genome contains the following:
- a CDS encoding anthranilate synthase component I family protein, translating into MDADTETPVSAFLKLSRGERHAFLLESVEGGERSARFTFLGAAPRALLRWKLGDPGDPIAALRAALATHRAVRVPGVPRFSGGFMGHVSYDAVRLFEPRVPIAKADELGFPDVLLMDFDELVAFDNRRHSLHVICEVRCDEGDDPRALYADAVRRIRRRLAVLARPLSDRRPRRAGPPAVLAPRVRREAFEAAVRRAKEYVTAGDCQQIVLSQRFDAETSLPPFEIYRALRRVNPSPYLFFVKDGPRALVGSSPETLVKLEDGEVTLRPIAGTRRRGVDAAEDQALEAELRADPKENAEHVMLVDLGRNDVGRVSATGTVKVAALKTVERYSHVMHLVSEVRGRLAPGRTAVDVLRAGFPAGTLSGSPKVRAMEIIDALEPARRGPYGGAVGYFDRGGDMEMCIAIRTLLANGRRVSVQSGAGIVYDSDPAAEYQETVNKARAVFTAVAQAEARGLDAPPAAAPRRRAGARKAQAAPAAEARPRRAAGSRGRRAAPRGKGARR; encoded by the coding sequence ATCGACGCCGACACCGAGACGCCGGTCTCGGCCTTCCTGAAGCTCTCCCGCGGCGAGCGGCACGCGTTCCTGCTCGAGTCGGTCGAGGGCGGGGAGCGGAGCGCGCGCTTCACGTTCCTGGGCGCGGCGCCTCGGGCGCTGCTCCGCTGGAAGCTCGGCGACCCGGGCGATCCCATCGCCGCGCTGCGCGCCGCGCTCGCCACGCACCGGGCGGTGCGGGTGCCGGGCGTGCCGCGCTTCTCCGGCGGCTTCATGGGCCACGTCTCCTACGACGCGGTCCGCCTGTTCGAGCCGCGCGTCCCCATCGCGAAGGCCGACGAGCTGGGCTTCCCCGACGTCCTGCTCATGGACTTCGACGAGCTGGTGGCGTTCGACAACCGCCGCCACTCGCTCCACGTCATCTGCGAGGTGCGCTGCGACGAGGGCGACGACCCGCGCGCGCTGTACGCCGACGCGGTCCGCCGCATCCGCCGCCGGCTGGCGGTGCTGGCGCGGCCGCTCTCCGACCGCCGCCCGCGCCGGGCCGGGCCGCCGGCGGTGCTCGCGCCGCGGGTCCGCCGCGAGGCGTTCGAGGCGGCGGTGCGGCGCGCCAAGGAGTACGTCACCGCCGGCGACTGCCAGCAGATCGTCCTCTCCCAGCGCTTCGACGCCGAGACCTCCCTCCCGCCGTTCGAGATCTACCGGGCGCTCCGCCGCGTGAACCCCTCGCCGTACCTGTTCTTCGTGAAGGACGGGCCGCGCGCGCTGGTGGGCTCGTCGCCGGAGACGCTGGTGAAGCTCGAGGACGGCGAGGTCACGCTGCGGCCCATCGCCGGCACCCGCCGGCGCGGCGTGGACGCGGCCGAGGACCAGGCGCTCGAGGCCGAGCTGCGCGCCGACCCGAAGGAGAACGCCGAGCACGTCATGCTGGTGGACCTCGGGCGCAACGACGTGGGCCGGGTGTCCGCCACCGGCACGGTGAAGGTGGCCGCGCTGAAGACGGTGGAGCGCTACTCGCACGTGATGCACCTCGTCTCGGAGGTCCGCGGGCGGCTCGCCCCGGGCCGCACCGCGGTGGACGTGCTCCGCGCCGGCTTCCCCGCCGGCACGCTCTCCGGCTCGCCCAAGGTGCGGGCCATGGAGATCATCGACGCGCTCGAGCCGGCCCGCCGCGGCCCGTACGGCGGCGCGGTGGGCTACTTCGACCGCGGCGGCGACATGGAGATGTGCATCGCCATCCGCACCCTGCTCGCGAACGGCCGCCGGGTCTCGGTGCAGTCCGGCGCCGGCATCGTCTACGACTCCGACCCGGCCGCCGAGTACCAGGAGACGGTCAACAAGGCGCGCGCGGTGTTCACCGCGGTGGCGCAGGCCGAGGCGCGCGGGCTGGACGCGCCGCCCGCGGCCGCCCCGCGCCGGCGCGCCGGCGCGCGGAAGGCGCAGGCGGCCCCCGCGGCGGAGGCACGGCCGCGGCGTGCGGCGGGGTCGCGCGGCCGCCGCGCGGCGCCGCGCGGGAAGGGGGCGAGGCGATGA
- a CDS encoding glycosyltransferase family 25 protein — MPSSPAASGAAGPATPAAGAPAPALAPDVAAAWDALHRTFDRIFVVTVERAVERQERVRARLAGLDYRFHQGMDKRLLDPARLAAEGYDAAADRRAARHSKPMSQGQIACAVSHLQVYRAAVENGWQRVLVFEDDVVPRGPDLALLPEALRQLPEDWELAYLGWSNFERVTLRHRAKQAAYLVGASLRLMKWTPAQILRFHPRPFSEHLRAAGLHHCTHAYAFTLGAARKLVEAQRPLARNADQLLIHMVLSGKLRAFVTVPKFFDQEDGTGADAAYSFVFHD; from the coding sequence ATGCCGAGCTCGCCCGCCGCTAGCGGAGCCGCCGGGCCGGCGACGCCCGCCGCGGGCGCGCCGGCCCCCGCCCTGGCGCCGGACGTCGCGGCCGCCTGGGACGCGCTCCACCGCACGTTCGACCGGATCTTCGTGGTCACGGTCGAGCGCGCGGTCGAGCGGCAGGAGCGCGTGCGCGCGCGGCTCGCCGGGCTCGACTACCGCTTCCACCAGGGGATGGACAAGCGGCTGCTCGACCCCGCGCGCCTCGCCGCCGAGGGCTACGACGCGGCCGCCGACCGGCGCGCGGCGCGCCACTCGAAGCCCATGTCGCAGGGGCAGATCGCCTGCGCCGTCTCCCACCTGCAGGTCTACCGGGCCGCCGTCGAGAACGGCTGGCAGCGGGTGCTCGTGTTCGAGGACGACGTCGTGCCGCGCGGCCCCGATCTGGCGCTCCTGCCCGAGGCGCTCCGGCAGCTCCCCGAGGACTGGGAGCTCGCGTACCTGGGCTGGTCCAACTTCGAGCGGGTGACGCTCCGCCACCGCGCCAAGCAGGCCGCCTACCTGGTGGGCGCGTCGCTGCGCCTCATGAAGTGGACCCCCGCGCAGATCCTCCGGTTCCACCCGCGCCCGTTCAGCGAGCACCTCCGGGCGGCGGGGCTGCACCACTGCACCCACGCCTACGCGTTCACGCTCGGTGCCGCGCGCAAGCTGGTCGAGGCGCAGCGCCCGCTGGCGCGCAACGCCGACCAGCTGCTCATCCACATGGTGCTCTCCGGGAAGCTCCGCGCCTTCGTCACGGTTCCCAAGTTCTTCGACCAGGAGGACGGCACCGGGGCGGACGCGGCCTACTCCTTCGTGTTCCACGACTGA
- the panD gene encoding aspartate 1-decarboxylase, translated as MRRTFFKAKIHRATVTHADLEYEGSVSIDEDLLEAAGIWEYEAVHVWNITRGTRLQTYAIKGERGSGIICINGAAAHLNRPGDMVILATFAELEEAEARDFKPTVVLVDRQNKIVAKDAVEVPGPARRVTA; from the coding sequence ATGCGTCGGACCTTCTTCAAGGCGAAGATCCACCGTGCGACCGTGACGCACGCGGATCTCGAGTACGAGGGCTCGGTCTCCATCGACGAGGACCTGCTCGAGGCCGCGGGCATCTGGGAGTACGAGGCCGTTCACGTGTGGAACATCACCCGCGGCACCCGGTTGCAGACGTACGCGATCAAGGGTGAGCGCGGCTCCGGCATCATCTGCATCAACGGCGCGGCCGCGCACCTCAACCGCCCCGGCGACATGGTGATCCTCGCCACGTTCGCCGAGCTGGAAGAGGCCGAGGCCCGCGACTTCAAGCCCACCGTGGTCCTCGTAGACCGCCAGAACAAGATCGTGGCCAAGGACGCCGTCGAGGTGCCCGGCCCGGCACGCAGGGTGACGGCATGA
- a CDS encoding anthranilate synthase component II, whose protein sequence is MSGARPVRLLLVDNYDSFTFNLVQYLGELGAEVEVFRNDEIDVPGIRARRPDALVLSPGPCTPDQAGVTLEVLRALAGALPILGVCLGHQAIGQAFGGKVVRNVRIVHGKASPVHHRNQGIYAGLPAPFQAGRYHSLVVERESLPEALEITSWTEEGEIMGLRHRALDVEGVQFHPESILTLDGKRLLGNWLAHVAPRGEEARP, encoded by the coding sequence ATGAGCGGCGCGCGCCCGGTCCGGCTGCTGCTGGTGGACAACTACGACAGCTTCACCTTCAACCTGGTGCAGTACCTCGGCGAGCTGGGCGCCGAGGTCGAGGTGTTCCGCAACGACGAGATCGACGTGCCCGGCATCCGGGCGCGCCGCCCCGACGCGCTGGTGCTCTCGCCGGGCCCGTGCACGCCGGACCAGGCCGGGGTGACGCTGGAGGTGCTCCGGGCGCTCGCGGGCGCGCTGCCCATCCTCGGCGTGTGCCTCGGCCACCAGGCCATCGGCCAGGCGTTCGGGGGCAAGGTGGTGCGGAACGTCCGCATCGTGCACGGCAAGGCGAGCCCGGTGCACCACCGCAACCAGGGCATCTACGCCGGGCTGCCCGCGCCGTTCCAGGCCGGGCGCTACCACTCGCTCGTGGTCGAGCGCGAGAGCCTCCCCGAGGCGCTCGAGATCACCTCGTGGACCGAGGAGGGAGAGATCATGGGCCTGCGCCACCGGGCGCTGGACGTGGAGGGCGTGCAGTTCCACCCGGAGTCGATCCTGACGCTGGACGGCAAGCGCCTCCTCGGGAACTGGCTCGCGCACGTCGCGCCGCGCGGCGAGGAGGCCCGGCCGTGA